The following nucleotide sequence is from Solanum dulcamara chromosome 7, daSolDulc1.2, whole genome shotgun sequence.
TCGTAACAAAAAATCATTCAACTTTGCCTAAGAATCATTCTTTTTGGGACTAAAAATGTCATTTAACTTTACccaatttttatataaaatgttTCTTTTGTTTCCTCCTAATGACTTCGATCTTCTGACGCTTAGGTAAAGTTGAGTGACCTTTTAACTGCATAAAATAAATTGGTGACTTTCGTGATACTTAGATAAAGTCGAGGTGATTTTTTCCTTAATCAACTCTAGTGTGAAACTTCTGAATTGAAGTTGACCTTCATTCTCAATTTGATCTAGCCATGACCACATGCGATTTTAAGTCATGAGAAACTCAATTTGTTGGAAGTTTACACTATGTCTTAGCCTTTTGTAGCAATTTGTTGAGAATATTCTCTAATAAATTACAGGCAATGTGATGTACATAAAGCtaaaaaaaaagagactaaGATCAGATGCTAAAAGTTTGCCAAACGAAAAGCATAGAAGATGCAGGCCACTAACAGTACGTGCAATACAAAGTTAAACAGATGCAAACTCTATGCTCAAGAAATTCTTTTCTTTCCCTTTTTCCTTGTTTCTTGGCCACGAAGATTAGGACCTAAATACACTTATTTAAGCTTATTCACTAATAATTGATTTACGTACAGAGCAACGTTTCCAAAAATTTCAGAATCATGGCAACTTATTTATCTGATTCTGATAATGATTTTGCACCAACATCAAAACTTTTAGGCCGCCAAAGGCCTATTCATTCCGTTTTAGGAGGAGGAAGAGGTATCAATTTCAATTTCGTACATATATTTGACTGTGAACCTAGTTATTATTAGTCGTTATTGGAACTGATAAACTTTAAATCCTGAAGCTGTTTCTACGACATTCACATTTTGCATTTCaaaattgacatttttgaaTCTGTAATTTGCAGTTGCGGACATATTGTTATGGAGAGACAAGAAATTTTCAGCAGCAATTCTTATTGCAGTTGCAGCAATATGGTTTCTTTTTGAGGTTGTGGATTATACCATTGTGACTATGCTTTGTCATGTCTCTATCACCACTATGTTAATACTCTTCATCTGGTCTGCTGGCGCAGATATTTTTGGCTGGTAATCCTCCTCTTTCCCTTCCTTTGAATGAAAAAACTTTTCGTCAAAGCTACATTTTTCATGTTTATATATACAAAGAGTCGGATTCAAGATTTAAATTTGATTAGTTCAGCTTTTAGGTTCTTACCACTGAACTGATCATTACACTTTTGAAATTATGTACGCCTTTGTATATAACATGTGCAGGACACCTCCAAGTATCCCCAAAGACATATTACAGGATACTAATTTCGAACATGTTGCTTCAATATTACACAAGAAGTTCAACAATTTCCTCTCCATATGTCACTTTGTAGCATGTGGAAATGATGCAAAGTCATTCTTTTTGGTATTATTACTCAAATTAACCAAATAACTTACCTAATCATGTCCTTCATTTCAATATATTTATTGTACATTAGTGAACTCATGCTAATTTTCATGTTTTAGGCCATCATTTCTCTCTATATATTATCAGTGATTGGAAACTGTATCAGCACCTTGAACCTTTTGTTCTTTGGTGAGATTACTTATCTATTTCTCATGCTTTTATTAGGAACATAAGTCTCTTTTTTCATCCATTAGTATTAATTAAACTTTTTAATGTAATTTTTCGCAAGGTTTGTTGTGTGTGGAAACTCTCCCATTTCTTTACGAGAGATACGAGGAAGAAGTCGACAATGTTGCATATAAAATGAAGAGACAAATCAGAAAAACTTGCAGGAAGTTCAATGCAGATTTTCTAGGCAAAATTCCCAGAGGACCAGCCAAAGAGAAAAAGGGGAAATAGGATGGAAGTACAAAATTTGGAAGTGGACTAATGTTGTTTTCTTGGATATccaaaataatgtaatttaCAATTTGGTCAATGTACAGGATATTAAGTAGTAATTCAATAGTACACCCTGTGAAATGTGTTTGCAGAACTAGTCAAAATTCCAATGATGCATGTGAAAttaaaaaaggaacaaaaagc
It contains:
- the LOC129895581 gene encoding reticulon-like protein B9 gives rise to the protein MATYLSDSDNDFAPTSKLLGRQRPIHSVLGGGRVADILLWRDKKFSAAILIAVAAIWFLFEVVDYTIVTMLCHVSITTMLILFIWSAGADIFGWTPPSIPKDILQDTNFEHVASILHKKFNNFLSICHFVACGNDAKSFFLAIISLYILSVIGNCISTLNLLFFGLLCVETLPFLYERYEEEVDNVAYKMKRQIRKTCRKFNADFLGKIPRGPAKEKKGK